In a genomic window of Shouchella clausii:
- a CDS encoding LLM class flavin-dependent oxidoreductase — MIKLSVLDQVPRSSETTNEIALKETADLAQAAESMGYFRYWVAEHHDLHGLLSPSPEILLAYIGAKTNSIRLGAGAILLPHYAPFKVAESFHMLANLFPGRIDLGLGRSPGGSAEAAEALSGNFIERIHTMDERMTELMHFLNRDFPEGHKYASLQAVPLPYEPPAVYMLGTSKKSAALAAKHNLQYVYGHFMDDQNGQDVIAHYRKRANQATKPIACVFVLCAESNEKARQLYRSVRLWQTANQQGRMMVAIPTEAETAYFLSQLNEEDRAAVMNVPSTAIVGDKQHVKERLDAIANELHVDELMVLTHAPELSDRLHSYRLLAEIYPQLVSL, encoded by the coding sequence GTGATAAAACTTAGTGTCCTAGACCAAGTTCCTCGCTCCAGTGAGACAACAAATGAAATTGCTTTAAAGGAAACAGCCGACTTGGCTCAAGCAGCTGAAAGCATGGGCTATTTCCGTTACTGGGTGGCCGAACACCACGATTTGCATGGCTTGCTTTCGCCAAGCCCAGAAATTTTACTAGCCTACATCGGTGCTAAAACCAACTCAATTCGCTTAGGAGCTGGAGCGATCTTGCTTCCTCATTATGCCCCTTTTAAAGTGGCAGAGTCTTTTCATATGCTTGCCAACCTTTTTCCAGGGCGGATCGACCTTGGCTTGGGCCGTTCGCCAGGGGGTTCGGCTGAGGCAGCGGAAGCCCTTTCTGGCAACTTTATCGAACGCATTCATACGATGGACGAGCGTATGACGGAGCTAATGCACTTTCTTAACCGTGATTTTCCGGAAGGGCATAAATACGCTTCCTTACAAGCTGTGCCTCTTCCTTATGAACCGCCGGCGGTGTATATGCTTGGAACGTCTAAAAAGAGCGCTGCCTTAGCGGCTAAACATAACCTCCAGTATGTTTATGGCCATTTTATGGATGATCAAAACGGTCAAGATGTCATTGCCCACTATCGGAAGCGTGCGAATCAGGCTACAAAGCCAATTGCTTGTGTGTTTGTGCTATGCGCGGAATCGAACGAAAAAGCGAGGCAGCTTTACCGCTCTGTGAGGCTATGGCAAACAGCCAATCAACAAGGGAGGATGATGGTCGCTATCCCGACTGAGGCGGAAACGGCTTATTTTCTCTCCCAGTTGAACGAAGAAGACCGTGCTGCTGTAATGAATGTGCCATCAACAGCTATTGTGGGCGACAAACAGCATGTGAAAGAACGCCTTGATGCCATTGCTAATGAGCTTCATGTTGATGAGTTGATGGTGTTGACGCATGCGCCTGAGCTTAGTGATCGCCTCCATTCGTACCGACTATTGGCGGAAATTTACCCACAACTTGTTTCATTATAG
- a CDS encoding DUF6005 family protein gives MIKVHCFVSCICEVLKKRGVDHRPYYFGVWDADFVINDSYALAYHSEKIDHSFLKNWYRHLYGIDMHEWYKKEQTKEANIATLETLLETRPPFRNVMVMLDLALLPERENKFHQKPFPHYVLLEKTDTESQWLMLDPDYRWEGVVEKERILEAIRSPDVGGGFYFDAKRIHHPTPETVEAYFQTCMKLHSNPLTEGVRTIVEAYVNGSEKARFSALDVALKQLPVLAIRKYAYEHAFAYFWKELGFKEAEFEEWCDEIEKLAKGYTTIHYRAMKLSRTKHEQDYQAVLAQLEKQDLRERRIKHSLYDYFREWKPLQEKTRGVNA, from the coding sequence ATGATTAAAGTCCACTGTTTTGTCAGTTGCATATGTGAAGTTCTTAAAAAAAGAGGCGTTGACCATCGTCCTTATTATTTTGGTGTGTGGGATGCTGATTTTGTTATCAACGATTCGTATGCTTTAGCTTATCATTCCGAAAAAATCGACCATTCCTTTTTGAAAAACTGGTATCGTCATTTGTACGGAATCGACATGCACGAGTGGTATAAAAAGGAGCAAACGAAAGAGGCCAATATCGCCACGCTTGAAACGTTGCTTGAAACGAGGCCTCCTTTTCGCAACGTGATGGTGATGCTTGATTTGGCGCTTTTGCCAGAACGGGAAAATAAATTCCACCAAAAACCGTTCCCCCACTATGTGTTGTTAGAGAAAACAGACACGGAAAGCCAATGGCTTATGCTCGATCCCGACTACCGTTGGGAAGGCGTCGTAGAAAAAGAGCGGATTTTAGAGGCGATCCGTTCCCCTGACGTAGGCGGTGGCTTTTATTTTGATGCGAAACGAATCCATCATCCGACGCCAGAAACAGTCGAGGCCTATTTCCAAACATGCATGAAGTTGCATTCGAATCCCCTTACTGAAGGGGTACGAACGATTGTTGAAGCCTATGTGAATGGAAGTGAAAAGGCGCGTTTTTCAGCGCTTGACGTAGCTTTAAAACAGTTGCCTGTGCTGGCGATCCGCAAATATGCGTATGAACATGCGTTTGCTTACTTTTGGAAGGAGCTTGGCTTTAAGGAAGCTGAGTTTGAAGAGTGGTGCGATGAAATCGAGAAATTGGCGAAAGGCTATACGACGATTCATTACCGGGCAATGAAGCTTTCTCGAACCAAACATGAGCAGGACTACCAAGCGGTGCTTGCACAACTGGAAAAACAAGATCTACGGGAAAGGCGAATCAAACACAGTCTATACGATTATTTTAGGGAATGGAAACCATTACAAGAAAAGACTAGGGGGGTGAACGCATGA
- a CDS encoding antibiotic biosynthesis monooxygenase family protein, which yields MQTKTLIVEEGHGDKMVEKFAADGIIEEQPGFIDLQVMKQKPRKGQEEILVLIRWDSEESWKAWEKSDAHLAGHRANRGKPKPSFIIDSNQKVYNHLAGKSSRKPVKHES from the coding sequence TTGCAAACGAAAACGCTCATTGTCGAAGAAGGACATGGAGACAAGATGGTCGAAAAATTCGCTGCTGACGGAATCATTGAAGAGCAGCCAGGGTTTATTGATTTACAAGTAATGAAACAAAAACCACGAAAAGGCCAAGAAGAAATTTTAGTGCTGATTCGCTGGGATTCAGAAGAGTCGTGGAAGGCTTGGGAAAAAAGTGATGCCCATCTGGCTGGCCATCGTGCCAATCGTGGCAAGCCTAAACCTTCATTTATCATTGATTCCAACCAAAAAGTATACAACCACTTAGCTGGCAAATCGTCTCGCAAACCTGTTAAACATGAAAGCTAA
- a CDS encoding bifunctional cystathionine gamma-lyase/homocysteine desulfhydrase: MRKKTQLIHGGIGMDAETGAVTPPIHPASTFKQKGIGNFQYEYGRTGNPTRHALESLLADIESGTHGFAFASGLAAITAVMKLFSSGDHIIVTDDVYGGTYRLFTKILQREGIEATFVDTEDQTAVARAKTSKTKAIFIETPTNPLLKVTDIRKLASYAQAEELLLIVDNTFATPYWQNPLVLGADIVVHSATKYLGGHSDVVAGAVVVKDEKLAETLAFIQNATGAVLGPTDSWLLMRGIKTLGVRMEEIETNARMLVKFLLGHPNVSRIYYPGLVEHPGHATHALQARGFGGILSFEAASEEIADNVLNKTIYFTLAESLGAVESLISLPAKMTHASIPEDRRRALGITNTLVRLSVGLEDFEDLAEDLEIGLTVF, translated from the coding sequence GTGAGGAAAAAGACACAGCTTATCCATGGTGGCATTGGAATGGATGCTGAAACAGGCGCAGTCACGCCACCGATCCATCCAGCCAGCACATTTAAACAAAAAGGAATTGGCAACTTTCAATATGAGTATGGGCGAACGGGCAACCCGACGCGCCATGCGCTTGAGTCTTTGCTTGCTGATATAGAAAGCGGGACCCATGGGTTTGCCTTTGCCTCAGGATTGGCTGCGATCACCGCAGTGATGAAGCTTTTTTCATCAGGTGATCATATCATTGTAACCGATGATGTGTATGGCGGAACATACCGGCTATTTACAAAGATTTTGCAAAGGGAAGGGATTGAAGCCACTTTTGTCGATACGGAGGATCAAACGGCCGTCGCAAGGGCAAAAACAAGCAAAACGAAAGCGATTTTTATTGAAACGCCAACAAATCCATTGCTGAAAGTAACGGATATACGGAAACTGGCCAGCTATGCTCAAGCAGAAGAATTGCTTCTTATTGTTGATAATACGTTTGCCACTCCTTATTGGCAAAATCCTCTTGTATTAGGAGCGGATATCGTCGTCCACAGCGCTACGAAATATTTAGGCGGCCATAGTGACGTTGTTGCAGGAGCGGTAGTTGTTAAAGACGAAAAACTAGCTGAAACGCTCGCTTTTATTCAAAATGCGACAGGCGCTGTTCTTGGCCCAACTGACAGTTGGCTATTGATGCGGGGCATCAAAACGCTCGGTGTAAGAATGGAAGAAATCGAAACGAATGCCCGTATGCTCGTGAAATTTTTGCTTGGCCATCCAAATGTCAGCCGGATTTACTATCCAGGTTTAGTTGAACATCCTGGCCATGCGACGCATGCTTTGCAAGCGAGAGGGTTTGGCGGCATTCTTTCCTTTGAGGCTGCGAGTGAAGAAATTGCTGACAATGTGTTAAACAAAACGATCTATTTTACTTTAGCAGAGAGTCTCGGAGCGGTCGAAAGCCTGATTTCATTGCCAGCTAAAATGACCCATGCTTCAATCCCAGAAGACAGGCGGCGTGCCCTTGGCATTACAAATACACTCGTTCGTTTGTCTGTTGGTTTAGAAGACTTTGAAGATCTGGCCGAAGATTTGGAAATAGGGCTTACGGTGTTTTAA
- a CDS encoding AMP-binding protein: protein MLAVNDSTYTKDDLKQYERQFAKHSIWKTAEKWRIAVCPQEIEKWIALLLYVKKRGGSLVPIHPSTPLAAAKKIAAQARCSYLFFHSFEAPLTLSNPVNPFPPGLVQFSSGTTGVPKQLERSWSSIDEELGAYAERMARVDVNTVVVACPVTHSYGLISGVLAGLSQDKDVVVLTAQNPKYILKKLTDYPNHLLYGAPPLLYALAKLSNGKTLQSVMTSGTRLPEEWFHLIQSNSQMLLQQYGCSEAGCISIAMPLRFSEELGVPLRHVQAKAGTARDNPSEIQVTIGSRTINTGDLGYIDQDGTLCFRERLDDMINVAGLNVYPHEVEHVLREHPSVEDAVVYKKADSYAGERVCAQVSARTETPSLHELRSFCISRLAPHQVPHEITIVEEIAKNANGKISRVKLGEAKG, encoded by the coding sequence ATGTTAGCTGTAAATGATAGCACCTACACAAAAGATGATTTGAAGCAGTACGAACGACAGTTTGCTAAGCACTCGATCTGGAAAACAGCCGAAAAATGGCGGATTGCTGTCTGCCCACAAGAAATTGAAAAATGGATTGCGCTCCTGTTATACGTCAAAAAAAGAGGCGGCAGTTTAGTACCGATCCACCCAAGTACGCCTCTTGCTGCAGCGAAGAAAATTGCCGCGCAAGCTCGTTGTTCTTACTTATTCTTTCATTCGTTTGAAGCTCCATTGACGCTCTCAAACCCGGTCAATCCCTTTCCTCCAGGGCTTGTCCAGTTTAGTTCAGGCACGACCGGGGTACCAAAACAATTGGAGCGCAGTTGGTCATCGATTGATGAGGAGCTAGGCGCTTACGCCGAGCGTATGGCTCGTGTGGACGTCAATACGGTCGTGGTTGCCTGTCCAGTCACCCATTCCTATGGACTCATTAGTGGGGTGTTAGCCGGACTGTCCCAGGATAAGGATGTAGTTGTGTTAACAGCGCAAAACCCAAAATATATACTTAAAAAACTAACCGATTATCCAAACCATTTGTTGTATGGTGCCCCGCCACTTCTGTACGCATTGGCAAAGCTAAGCAATGGGAAAACGCTTCAGTCCGTCATGACCTCGGGAACACGCTTGCCAGAGGAATGGTTTCACTTAATCCAATCAAACAGCCAAATGCTGCTGCAACAATATGGTTGCTCGGAAGCTGGCTGTATTAGCATTGCTATGCCACTTCGTTTTTCTGAAGAATTGGGCGTGCCCCTTCGCCATGTACAGGCAAAAGCAGGGACGGCGAGAGACAATCCTAGCGAGATTCAAGTCACCATTGGCAGCCGCACAATCAACACAGGCGATCTTGGCTACATCGATCAAGATGGAACTCTTTGCTTTCGGGAACGACTGGACGACATGATTAATGTCGCGGGATTGAATGTTTACCCCCACGAAGTCGAACACGTATTGCGCGAACATCCTAGCGTAGAAGATGCCGTCGTCTATAAAAAGGCAGATTCCTATGCAGGAGAGCGTGTTTGCGCGCAAGTGTCTGCTAGGACAGAAACGCCATCCCTTCATGAATTGCGGAGCTTTTGCATAAGTAGGCTAGCGCCCCATCAAGTTCCACATGAAATCACCATCGTTGAAGAGATTGCAAAAAACGCGAACGGAAAAATAAGCCGCGTAAAGTTAGGAGAAGCAAAAGGATGA
- a CDS encoding IucA/IucC family protein — protein MHMQAAPRSKAASRVRRQLMEAILFERLLDIKETNKNNGDTVFTVYGRSYLFRCTGKRSAFGRIRLQQGPYRLIGERQVRLAKIEEIVNELTAEEMRKQALMEELFQTIKLSDWNEMKLRKTLSRRGLACEQLEAALIEGHPYHPCFKARKGFSFDDHYRYGPEAKQSFQLVWLGVRKQDAIVHYPQEAGCFLQQELGTSVWQALVKALAEAGGQLSEYEFVPVHPWQWQALNEHLLQQAIKRRDVLYLGQFGDTYCATQSLRTVMNVKHGTKAQLKLPLNVVNTSSVRTIPPHLIAAAPAISVWLQRIIDSDPFLKDEIGVERLAEYAGVAYEPKGKQWNKAILGQIGCIWRESVSSKLRPGEQAIPMNALPLLEEDGALFIAPFLERFGIEAWLMQLFRISVIPVIHFLAEHGIALEAHGQNVILVTEKGWPKRVILRDFHESIEYKESFVKNRAWIPQFSTLHQAFQSGKTDEFYWMSSLEALRELVMDTVFVYQLTELSWQLEQHFHFSEKQFWALVDCVIRDYAARELVPPERLQALRLAAPVIATESLLTSKVTGKENCRHLVNNELGRESRSC, from the coding sequence ATGCACATGCAGGCAGCCCCACGTTCTAAGGCGGCATCGCGTGTACGACGCCAATTGATGGAAGCAATTCTATTTGAAAGGTTGCTGGACATTAAGGAAACAAATAAAAACAATGGCGATACGGTATTTACCGTGTACGGTCGTTCGTATTTGTTCCGATGCACAGGAAAGCGGTCTGCTTTTGGACGGATCCGGTTGCAGCAAGGGCCGTACCGACTCATAGGCGAACGCCAGGTGCGACTGGCGAAGATAGAGGAAATCGTCAATGAACTGACTGCCGAAGAAATGAGAAAACAAGCGTTAATGGAAGAACTCTTTCAAACAATAAAGCTAAGTGATTGGAATGAAATGAAGCTTAGAAAGACATTATCGAGAAGGGGATTGGCTTGTGAGCAATTGGAAGCAGCGCTAATCGAAGGCCATCCCTACCATCCTTGTTTTAAAGCACGGAAAGGATTTTCATTTGACGACCATTATCGTTATGGGCCAGAAGCAAAACAATCATTTCAGCTTGTCTGGCTTGGCGTCCGCAAACAAGATGCGATTGTCCATTATCCTCAGGAAGCAGGTTGCTTTTTGCAGCAGGAATTAGGCACTTCTGTCTGGCAAGCGCTCGTAAAAGCATTAGCTGAAGCGGGCGGCCAACTTAGTGAATACGAGTTTGTCCCTGTTCATCCGTGGCAATGGCAAGCGCTTAATGAACATTTGCTTCAACAAGCGATCAAAAGGAGGGACGTGTTGTACTTAGGCCAATTTGGCGATACATATTGTGCGACTCAATCTCTAAGAACCGTCATGAATGTCAAGCATGGAACGAAAGCACAATTAAAATTGCCGCTAAATGTCGTCAATACCTCTTCAGTTCGCACAATCCCGCCTCATTTGATTGCTGCGGCTCCAGCCATTTCTGTGTGGCTACAACGCATCATTGACAGTGACCCGTTTTTAAAAGACGAAATCGGCGTTGAGCGCCTAGCGGAGTATGCAGGGGTGGCATACGAACCTAAAGGCAAACAATGGAACAAAGCGATCCTCGGCCAGATCGGTTGTATTTGGCGCGAAAGCGTGTCCTCCAAACTGAGGCCAGGGGAGCAGGCGATTCCAATGAACGCCTTACCATTGCTAGAAGAAGACGGCGCGTTGTTTATCGCCCCTTTTTTAGAGCGGTTTGGGATAGAGGCGTGGCTTATGCAGTTGTTCAGAATAAGCGTAATCCCTGTCATCCATTTCCTAGCTGAACATGGAATCGCCCTCGAAGCACATGGGCAAAACGTCATCCTTGTGACTGAAAAGGGGTGGCCAAAACGCGTGATTTTGCGCGACTTTCATGAAAGTATCGAATACAAAGAGAGTTTTGTAAAAAATCGTGCTTGGATTCCGCAATTTTCCACATTGCATCAAGCATTTCAATCAGGCAAAACCGACGAGTTTTATTGGATGTCTTCCCTTGAAGCACTAAGGGAACTAGTGATGGATACAGTTTTTGTTTATCAGCTCACAGAACTATCGTGGCAACTGGAACAACATTTCCACTTCAGCGAGAAGCAATTTTGGGCATTGGTCGACTGCGTCATCCGTGATTACGCTGCTAGGGAACTCGTACCGCCAGAGCGTTTGCAAGCTTTACGGTTAGCTGCTCCTGTTATCGCTACAGAGTCACTGCTAACGAGCAAGGTGACAGGGAAGGAGAACTGTCGCCATTTGGTCAACAATGAACTTGGGAGGGAAAGCCGTTCATGTTAG
- a CDS encoding IucA/IucC family protein produces MAPSTKHIAESASFQAFVNSFIRETGTGCMKALTSVDEVELQQKMHGPFIMELHLPKQKTTLWIDVLYRSLVGRHTFGDVFQVKQRGKWHQEEPFSAMLLLIQELHAQAKATPEMRSSCIEECLLRMIDSLQTMHSYIDVRQKDGENLYECKQDFIDSEQSLLYGHWLHPTPKSRQGMAYWQHSLYAPELKGRFQLHYFLVHHDLVEHGSLFESSACELVAQDVGTPTFQNKGNQNWVVFPMHPLQAQYLLKQTSVLKAMEQGLIKDIGQAGKLFSATSSIRTVTSGSGKWMYKFSIPVKVTNSLRLNRRHELQAGMLVATLLRHSKTLRINKGFHMIRDPAYMTVRLPGIKESGFETIIRENPFQDGGAGVTSIAALTQDPLPGYHSKLASLIKKIAVRECLPVSTVSLHWFKHYIDVAVQPLIHLYDELGLALEAHQQNSLLNIYNGYPSAFYYRDNQGYYLANSYKDVLLAKEPKLKEAEGLFYNDALIDDRFAYYLILNQVFSLICRFGVDGLQEEAVLLEVLRSALAEMEVTLVGAGKRFVEGLLRNEQLACKANLLTRFHDVDELAEELEQAVYTSIKNPFKSTGKKEGVAYAHAGSPTF; encoded by the coding sequence ATGGCTCCATCAACGAAACATATTGCCGAAAGTGCGTCATTTCAAGCGTTTGTAAACAGCTTTATTCGTGAGACGGGGACAGGGTGCATGAAGGCATTAACAAGCGTAGATGAAGTCGAATTACAACAAAAGATGCACGGCCCTTTCATCATGGAACTACATTTGCCAAAGCAGAAAACAACGTTATGGATCGATGTGCTTTACAGATCCCTTGTCGGTCGCCACACGTTTGGGGATGTTTTTCAAGTTAAGCAAAGAGGAAAGTGGCACCAAGAAGAGCCTTTTTCAGCTATGCTTTTGCTTATACAAGAGTTGCATGCACAAGCAAAAGCAACTCCGGAAATGCGAAGCTCTTGTATTGAAGAATGCTTGTTGCGCATGATTGATAGTCTTCAAACGATGCACTCCTATATCGATGTGCGTCAAAAAGACGGGGAAAACCTATACGAATGTAAACAAGATTTTATTGATTCGGAACAGTCGCTTTTATATGGCCATTGGCTCCATCCAACACCGAAAAGTAGGCAAGGTATGGCTTACTGGCAACATTCACTATATGCGCCTGAGCTAAAAGGACGGTTTCAGCTCCATTATTTTCTTGTCCACCATGACCTTGTTGAACACGGCTCGTTGTTTGAGAGCAGCGCCTGTGAATTGGTGGCACAAGACGTTGGCACTCCGACATTTCAAAATAAAGGCAATCAAAATTGGGTTGTCTTTCCGATGCATCCGCTCCAAGCCCAATACTTGCTAAAGCAAACTTCTGTTCTAAAGGCAATGGAGCAAGGGTTGATAAAAGACATAGGACAAGCGGGAAAGCTTTTTAGCGCAACCTCTTCGATACGAACGGTTACAAGTGGATCAGGAAAATGGATGTATAAGTTTTCGATTCCCGTAAAAGTCACCAACTCACTCAGATTGAACCGGCGTCATGAGCTTCAGGCAGGAATGTTGGTAGCAACGTTGCTCCGCCACTCGAAGACGCTCCGGATAAATAAGGGATTTCACATGATCAGGGATCCAGCTTATATGACGGTACGCTTGCCTGGAATAAAAGAAAGCGGGTTTGAAACGATCATTCGTGAAAATCCTTTTCAAGATGGCGGCGCCGGCGTCACTTCTATTGCTGCTCTTACTCAAGATCCATTACCTGGCTACCATTCAAAGCTTGCGAGCTTAATAAAAAAGATCGCGGTACGCGAATGCCTACCAGTTTCCACAGTTAGCCTTCATTGGTTTAAACATTATATTGATGTGGCTGTTCAGCCACTTATCCATTTGTATGATGAACTTGGTTTGGCACTTGAAGCACACCAACAAAATAGCCTACTCAACATTTATAACGGCTACCCGAGCGCTTTTTATTATCGCGACAATCAAGGCTATTACTTGGCAAATTCTTATAAAGACGTTCTGTTGGCAAAAGAGCCTAAATTAAAGGAAGCCGAAGGACTGTTTTACAACGATGCCCTCATTGACGACCGATTTGCTTATTATTTGATCTTGAACCAAGTGTTTTCGCTAATCTGCCGTTTTGGTGTTGACGGTCTCCAGGAAGAAGCCGTTTTACTTGAAGTGTTGCGTTCAGCGCTTGCTGAAATGGAGGTTACTTTAGTAGGAGCAGGCAAGCGCTTTGTGGAAGGGTTACTTCGAAACGAACAGCTTGCTTGCAAAGCAAATTTACTGACGCGCTTCCACGATGTCGATGAATTAGCCGAAGAGTTAGAACAAGCAGTCTATACCTCAATTAAAAACCCGTTTAAAAGCACGGGCAAAAAGGAAGGTGTCGCCTATGCACATGCAGGCAGCCCCACGTTCTAA
- a CDS encoding type II toxin-antitoxin system SpoIISA family toxin → MLLLYQLLVWLTVLGLGLYVFASWRWEEETKKRLPIIRRLWYAWFVAGAAFTWTFYPESIFTEWNHYLIVALLFVVVDAFVFLSAYVQRIGSNMFTIDTGQLIEANDQVLKAQQDRLKAFFRLLKSDSINVYYGGQRAYITGVREILARFADKTEIQASVFPFMTQGDKDHLLVHFKDRTTVRATLERQDVYYGEKDKLVFIPVILQGESHVIKLSSEERLTEFDALLFASLVAIYDLLSQGGDEDQYEE, encoded by the coding sequence ATGCTTCTGCTGTACCAATTGCTTGTGTGGTTGACCGTATTAGGGCTGGGGCTATATGTATTTGCGTCTTGGCGGTGGGAAGAGGAGACGAAAAAACGGCTCCCGATCATACGAAGATTATGGTATGCATGGTTTGTCGCTGGAGCAGCATTTACGTGGACGTTTTACCCGGAGAGTATTTTTACAGAGTGGAATCACTATCTAATTGTTGCTTTGCTTTTCGTTGTTGTCGACGCCTTTGTTTTTTTGAGCGCTTACGTGCAACGAATTGGTTCCAATATGTTTACAATCGATACCGGCCAACTGATTGAAGCAAACGACCAAGTGCTCAAAGCGCAGCAAGACAGGCTAAAAGCTTTTTTCCGTTTACTAAAAAGTGACTCGATTAACGTCTATTACGGAGGGCAGCGTGCATATATTACCGGTGTGAGAGAAATTCTAGCAAGGTTTGCCGACAAGACGGAAATCCAAGCAAGCGTCTTTCCTTTCATGACACAAGGCGATAAAGATCATTTGCTTGTGCATTTCAAAGACCGCACGACGGTAAGAGCGACACTGGAAAGACAGGATGTTTACTACGGAGAAAAAGATAAACTTGTTTTCATTCCTGTGATTTTACAAGGTGAGAGCCATGTCATTAAACTGTCTTCTGAAGAGCGGCTTACCGAATTCGATGCACTCTTGTTTGCCTCACTTGTGGCCATTTATGATCTTTTGTCTCAAGGCGGGGATGAAGATCAGTATGAAGAATGA
- the asbD gene encoding petrobactin biosynthesis protein AsbD, which yields MTKKEAMDAIYTILDHELKVPTLEQFHQDARMNEDLALDSIMILQLLLELEMKYGVAIPDEHIDIKAFYTVGALAAFVADKQEEPLYD from the coding sequence ATGACGAAAAAGGAAGCTATGGATGCGATTTACACGATTTTAGATCATGAATTAAAAGTGCCAACGCTTGAACAGTTTCATCAAGACGCGCGAATGAACGAAGATCTGGCGCTTGACTCCATTATGATTTTGCAGCTTTTGCTTGAATTAGAGATGAAATATGGCGTTGCCATCCCAGATGAGCACATTGATATAAAAGCATTTTACACAGTCGGCGCATTGGCTGCGTTTGTTGCCGACAAACAGGAAGAGCCGCTTTATGATTAA
- a CDS encoding PLP-dependent cysteine synthase family protein, which produces MVEVYRHIHELIGSTPMLELTAFPLPRRVRLFAKLEYTNPGGSIKDRLGVKLLKEAIATGKITPKGTLIEPTAGNTGIALALAAIGTDVKVICVVPKAFSVEKQQLMRALGAVIVHTPSECGMKGAIAKAKALEQELDDAYCPQQFSNKANPLTYYETLGPEMVHQLDGKIDVFVAGAGTGGTFSGTAAYLKEVIPGIRTVVVEPEGSILNGGEPGPHRTEGIGMEFIPDFVDTSLFEAIYTISDNQAFKRTRELAEHQGVLVGSSSGAALEAALREAEMADEGAHIVTVFPDGAERYLSKGIYEEEPL; this is translated from the coding sequence ATGGTGGAAGTGTACCGCCATATCCATGAACTCATAGGTTCAACACCCATGCTTGAACTGACGGCCTTTCCGCTCCCGCGCCGTGTGCGTTTATTTGCGAAATTGGAGTATACAAACCCTGGAGGAAGCATTAAAGACCGTTTAGGCGTCAAACTCCTCAAGGAAGCAATCGCCACCGGGAAAATTACACCGAAGGGGACATTAATTGAGCCAACGGCTGGAAATACAGGGATTGCCCTTGCGCTCGCAGCTATTGGCACGGATGTAAAGGTCATTTGTGTCGTGCCAAAGGCATTTAGCGTCGAAAAGCAGCAGCTGATGCGCGCACTCGGAGCTGTTATTGTCCATACACCGAGTGAATGTGGGATGAAGGGGGCAATCGCAAAAGCAAAAGCGTTAGAACAAGAGCTTGATGATGCTTATTGTCCGCAGCAGTTCAGCAATAAAGCGAATCCACTCACTTATTATGAGACGCTTGGACCAGAAATGGTTCACCAGCTTGACGGAAAAATTGATGTTTTTGTGGCAGGCGCTGGAACAGGGGGGACGTTTTCAGGAACAGCCGCTTATTTAAAAGAAGTGATTCCAGGCATTCGAACTGTTGTGGTAGAACCAGAGGGTTCGATTTTAAATGGCGGGGAGCCAGGGCCGCACCGGACTGAGGGGATTGGGATGGAATTCATCCCAGACTTTGTAGACACGTCTTTATTTGAAGCCATTTATACGATTTCAGACAACCAAGCGTTTAAGCGGACACGCGAACTTGCTGAACATCAAGGTGTGCTTGTCGGCAGTTCTTCAGGTGCTGCTCTTGAAGCTGCCTTGCGAGAGGCTGAAATGGCCGACGAAGGTGCCCACATCGTCACTGTCTTTCCTGACGGGGCGGAACGGTATTTGAGCAAAGGCATTTATGAGGAGGAACCTTTGTGA